One region of Eleutherodactylus coqui strain aEleCoq1 chromosome 5, aEleCoq1.hap1, whole genome shotgun sequence genomic DNA includes:
- the LOC136628456 gene encoding thioredoxin-like — MVQYVESVPEYNAIIESGGDKLIVVDFTASWCGPCKAIAPFFESMATKYPGVLLYKVDVDEAADIAGECGIRAMPTFHFYKNGKKVDEICGADKDKLESLVKKWMTEPCS, encoded by the exons ATGGTGCAGTACGTGGAGTCCGTG CCTGAATATAATGCAATTATTGAAAGCGGCGGCGATAAGCTGATAGTTGTGGACTTCACGGCGTCGTGGTGCGGACCGTGCAAAGCCATCGCTCCGTTTTTTGAG aGCATGGCTACTAAATACCCTGGAGTTCTCTTATACAAGGTCGATGtggatgaggctgcg GATATAGCCGGTGAATGTGGTATACGCGCCATGCCAACATTCCACTTTTACAAGAATGGAAAGAAG GTGGATGAAATCTGTGGTGCTGATAAAGATAAACTGGAATCTCTAGTCAAGAAGTGGATGACGGAGCCGTGCTCATGA